In Desulfobacterales bacterium, the genomic stretch CCATCTCGGTCTGAAACGGGGTGAGCGATTTTAACGGCGGATTCATGTCCACGCCCACCAGTTCCCCGAAGGTTTCCACCTGGAGGGGTTTGCCCACGGTGAAGTTGAGGTCTGAAATGCTCTGATGGGAATCGAGCATGGTGGTCAGTAAATAGTCGACTTCCTGTTTTCGCATTGCCGTCTCCTTGGCAACATTATTTAGGCTTCAGTAAAATCAGGCGGCGGCGCCTTCAAAAACGGCCGGAACCGCTGTTTTTCATTGGCTTTAAGGTAACAGTCCTCAGCACTGACATAGCCCTTGTTGTAGAGATCCATGATCGCATCATCCAATACCTGCATCCCGTATTTTTTTCCGGTCTGCATGGAGGAGGCCAGCTGGTGGGTTTTCTGCTCCCGGATCAGGTTTCTGACCGCAGGCGTGGCGACAAGGATTTCAAGAGCCGGGACCCGGCCCTTCCGGTCGATCCGCTTAAACAAAACCTGTGCCACCACCGCCCGGATGGAGTCGGAGAGATTAGAACGCACCTGGGCCTGCTGATTCTCCGGAAACACCTCCACAATCCGGTCCACCGTTTTCATGGCGCTGGATGTATGCAGGGTGGCAAAAACCAAATGCCCCGTAGCGGCGGCTTCGATGGCCAGTGAGATGGTTTCCAGGTCCCGCATCTCGCCCACCAGAATAATATCCGGATCCTCCCGGAGCGCCCCCCGAAGCGCAGCACTGAAGGATTTTGTATGAAG encodes the following:
- a CDS encoding type IV pilus twitching motility protein PilT, with protein sequence MAKIDAFFKLMNDQGASDLHLIAGQQPALRIRGEVERVKYQQMDNDQLRAMLYEIAPEDKIKVFEETGDVDFGYEIPGLARYRANFFMQRNGVGAVFRQIPNNIMTCEQLGLPSVVAKLASLPRGLVVVTGPTGSGKSTTLAAIIDEANRLRKDHVITVEDPIEFVHESRGCIINQREIGLHTKSFSAALRGALREDPDIILVGEMRDLETISLAIEAAATGHLVFATLHTSSAMKTVDRIVEVFPENQQAQVRSNLSDSIRAVVAQVLFKRIDRKGRVPALEILVATPAVRNLIREQKTHQLASSMQTGKKYGMQVLDDAIMDLYNKGYVSAEDCYLKANEKQRFRPFLKAPPPDFTEA